From a single Terriglobia bacterium genomic region:
- a CDS encoding PEGA domain-containing protein has protein sequence MQEHPETATGTATATGTATDSPIGNATSAATSDSAAPSNGAAPGNGTGSGNGSAAAPRKASLELVKELPRGSVGVVHQARNPQQNRFVALRKFEVPEWLDDVNALIQKILAEAKAASALDHPNIAKLYTCGYKDTTVFMTAEFVEGQNLKEYMAKRQPEMSEVLQLAKQLLAALDYAHSKGVCHNFLNPYNIKVLPDGTLKLLDFGLLRDKNLLTQTPTKKLENEPYLCPEQVKNKPADRAGNIFNAATLIYQLYTARSPFHGPHLGEVDRSITDVDPHPMQMAHPRVPEEISRVVLKALAKNPAARYASGKQFFDALEEAAKAAPVSRANSTGSMPAYKDGPGPNASQAIKAMPGPNASQSFKAIPGPNASQSFRAMPSGSASQVVKQPTPGTVGTTYVGPGERTSTRGPVSTANHWKVVAAVVGGLCLIVVLALLFQRHPAEEEDAAAPSAANTPAPFSGKAGQAIDKVKAAQDEQGRPRTASAAPAPARAGKARYAPAAPVAPPTASEGQLIVSSMPMGATVEIEGRSGQQWKAPQTIPSLAAGTYKVSFNMPGYATETRTVQVTGGARTPLDVRMVAVKGFVTVASKPAGAEIWINGKDTGKVTPIEFLVEPGAQNIVVRKQGYLEASTDVKLVAGQSVNYAPSLMAAGRTDNIQLVGSSGVGKLLGNKGNGSGMARIEIKTEPKGAQVTINGTPLQKTTPLEVQLEAGNYDITIQKDGFKPIHESAIVGMDDRIKIDRPLTH, from the coding sequence ATGCAAGAACACCCGGAAACCGCCACAGGAACCGCCACGGCCACAGGCACAGCCACGGATTCACCCATAGGCAACGCTACGTCCGCAGCCACAAGCGATAGCGCCGCCCCAAGCAATGGCGCCGCCCCAGGCAATGGCACAGGCTCAGGCAACGGCTCGGCTGCCGCTCCTCGCAAGGCCAGCCTTGAACTGGTCAAGGAACTGCCACGGGGAAGCGTAGGCGTGGTGCATCAGGCCAGAAATCCGCAGCAGAACCGGTTCGTCGCGCTACGTAAGTTTGAGGTGCCGGAGTGGCTGGACGACGTTAACGCCCTGATCCAGAAAATACTGGCGGAGGCGAAGGCCGCGAGCGCGCTGGACCATCCCAACATCGCTAAGCTGTACACATGCGGTTACAAAGACACCACGGTTTTTATGACGGCTGAGTTCGTTGAGGGACAGAACCTCAAGGAATATATGGCCAAGCGCCAGCCAGAGATGAGCGAAGTCCTGCAGCTGGCTAAACAGCTTTTGGCGGCGCTGGATTACGCGCACAGCAAAGGCGTTTGCCACAATTTTCTGAACCCGTACAACATTAAGGTTTTGCCGGATGGCACGCTCAAGCTGCTTGACTTTGGCTTGCTGCGCGATAAAAACCTGCTGACGCAGACTCCAACGAAGAAGCTGGAGAACGAGCCTTATCTTTGTCCGGAGCAGGTAAAGAACAAGCCGGCGGATCGCGCAGGAAATATTTTTAACGCGGCCACGCTGATCTATCAGCTTTATACGGCGCGCAGCCCGTTCCACGGACCGCACCTGGGTGAAGTGGACCGCAGCATTACAGACGTGGATCCGCACCCGATGCAGATGGCGCATCCGCGCGTGCCGGAAGAGATTTCAAGAGTGGTATTGAAGGCGCTGGCGAAGAATCCGGCTGCAAGATATGCCAGCGGCAAGCAATTCTTTGACGCGCTGGAAGAAGCCGCCAAAGCCGCGCCGGTTTCCCGCGCTAACAGCACAGGATCGATGCCTGCGTATAAAGATGGCCCTGGGCCGAATGCAAGCCAGGCGATAAAAGCTATGCCGGGCCCCAACGCGAGCCAGAGCTTTAAGGCAATACCAGGACCGAACGCCAGCCAGAGTTTTAGAGCCATGCCTTCGGGTTCGGCGAGCCAGGTTGTTAAACAGCCGACGCCGGGAACGGTGGGCACAACGTACGTTGGTCCGGGGGAAAGAACATCAACACGCGGCCCGGTGAGCACGGCGAACCACTGGAAGGTAGTTGCAGCGGTGGTCGGCGGACTTTGCCTGATTGTAGTTTTAGCGTTACTGTTCCAGCGGCATCCGGCGGAAGAAGAAGATGCGGCTGCGCCGTCGGCGGCAAACACGCCTGCGCCATTTAGCGGCAAAGCGGGCCAGGCAATTGACAAAGTAAAAGCAGCGCAGGATGAACAGGGAAGACCGCGCACTGCGTCGGCGGCTCCAGCGCCCGCGCGCGCAGGCAAAGCGCGATATGCGCCGGCTGCTCCCGTGGCTCCGCCCACCGCGAGTGAAGGACAGTTGATCGTCTCATCCATGCCTATGGGCGCAACCGTGGAAATTGAAGGCCGTTCAGGACAGCAATGGAAAGCTCCGCAGACAATTCCCAGCCTCGCCGCTGGCACGTATAAAGTTTCGTTCAACATGCCGGGATACGCTACCGAGACACGCACGGTTCAGGTAACGGGCGGCGCGCGCACACCGCTCGACGTCCGCATGGTCGCCGTAAAAGGTTTTGTGACGGTGGCGAGCAAGCCGGCTGGAGCGGAGATCTGGATCAACGGAAAAGATACCGGCAAAGTTACCCCGATAGAATTTCTTGTCGAGCCCGGAGCGCAAAATATTGTGGTCCGCAAACAGGGCTATCTTGAGGCGTCAACGGACGTCAAGCTTGTAGCGGGGCAGTCTGTGAATTACGCGCCCAGCCTGATGGCGGCGGGCCGCACGGATAACATCCAGCTGGTTGGCAGCAGCGGAGTTGGAAAGCTTTTAGGCAACAAGGGAAACGGATCGGGTATGGCGCGGATTGAGATCAAAACTGAGCCCAAGGGCGCGCAAGTAACGATCAACGGAACGCCACTGCAAAAAACTACGCCGCTTGAGGTCCAGTTGGAAGCCGGGAACTATGACATCACGATCCAGAAAGACGGCTTCAAACCGATTCATGAAAGCGCCATCGTCGGAATGGACGACCGCATCAAGATCGATCGGCCTCTTACACACTAA
- the typA gene encoding translational GTPase TypA: MNSRIRNIAIIAHVDHGKTTLVDAMLRQSGAFRANEAVVDRVMDSNDLERERGITILAKNTAIIYHDVKINIVDTPGHSDFGGEVERALKMVDGVMLLVDASEGPLPQTRYVLSKALEAGLPPVVVINKIDRPDARAQEVLNELYDLFIDLDAREDQLDFPVLYTNAKAGTASTSIDVPGENLRPLFDAILANTPAPAGDAASPLQILVANLDYSDYLGRLAIARVFNGTLRNGQEAGIAKLDGSLQKWKITKLFSFSGLKRVDIEQTELGDIVAIAGVEGIGIGETITEVENPAPLPHIVIDEPTIAMQFSVNTSPFSGREGTYVTSRNLRDRLQKELLTNVSLRVEDSGATDSFKVLGRGELQLSILIETMRREGYELAVGKPEIVTKRIDGKLMEPKEKLMVDIPEAFIGVVIEKLGARKGQMLKMHNHGSGRVRLEFTIPSRGMIGLRSELLTDTRGTVILNSLFDGYTEWLGEIPHRMTGALVSDRNGPSTAYALWSLQERGVLFVGAGVELYEGMIVGENAREVDLDVNAVREKKLTNMRASTADEAIRLVPFKNLTLEQAIEFVADDELVEVTPKSLRLRKKILQANRRPKKNAAQPADVLS, encoded by the coding sequence TTGAACTCCCGGATTCGCAATATCGCAATTATCGCGCACGTTGACCACGGAAAAACCACGCTGGTGGACGCCATGCTGCGTCAAAGCGGCGCTTTTCGCGCCAATGAAGCCGTGGTCGATCGCGTGATGGACTCCAACGATCTGGAGCGCGAGCGCGGCATCACCATTCTGGCCAAGAACACGGCCATCATTTATCACGACGTTAAAATCAATATCGTCGATACGCCTGGCCACAGCGACTTTGGCGGAGAAGTGGAACGCGCCCTGAAGATGGTAGATGGCGTAATGCTGCTCGTCGACGCCAGTGAAGGCCCTCTTCCGCAGACGCGCTACGTGCTCAGCAAAGCCCTGGAAGCCGGCTTGCCGCCCGTGGTGGTGATCAACAAGATTGACCGTCCTGATGCGCGCGCTCAGGAAGTGCTCAACGAACTGTACGATCTGTTCATTGATTTAGACGCGCGCGAAGACCAACTCGATTTTCCCGTGCTCTATACCAACGCAAAAGCCGGAACGGCCTCCACCAGCATTGATGTTCCTGGTGAAAATCTGCGGCCCTTGTTTGACGCCATTCTTGCCAACACGCCCGCGCCTGCCGGTGACGCTGCCAGCCCCTTACAGATCCTTGTGGCGAACCTTGATTACAGTGACTATCTTGGCCGCCTGGCGATTGCCCGCGTCTTCAACGGTACGCTGCGCAATGGCCAGGAAGCCGGCATTGCCAAACTCGATGGCTCGCTGCAAAAGTGGAAGATCACCAAGCTGTTTTCTTTCAGCGGCCTCAAGCGCGTCGATATCGAGCAAACCGAGTTGGGCGACATTGTCGCCATCGCCGGCGTCGAGGGTATCGGAATCGGTGAAACCATTACTGAAGTTGAAAATCCCGCACCGCTGCCGCACATCGTTATCGACGAGCCAACCATCGCCATGCAGTTTTCCGTGAACACATCGCCCTTTTCCGGACGCGAAGGCACGTACGTCACGTCGCGCAACCTGCGTGATCGCCTGCAAAAAGAGCTGCTCACCAACGTTTCTCTGCGCGTGGAAGATAGCGGCGCCACCGACTCATTCAAAGTTCTGGGCCGTGGCGAACTCCAGCTTTCCATCCTGATTGAAACCATGCGTCGAGAAGGCTATGAGCTTGCGGTGGGCAAGCCGGAAATCGTAACCAAGCGCATTGATGGCAAGCTGATGGAGCCAAAAGAAAAGTTGATGGTCGATATCCCTGAAGCTTTCATCGGTGTGGTGATTGAAAAGCTTGGCGCGCGCAAAGGCCAGATGCTCAAGATGCACAATCACGGCTCAGGTCGCGTGCGACTGGAGTTCACCATCCCCAGCCGCGGCATGATCGGCCTGCGCTCAGAGCTGCTTACCGATACGCGCGGCACCGTGATCCTGAATTCTCTCTTCGATGGCTACACCGAATGGCTGGGAGAAATCCCGCATCGCATGACCGGCGCGCTGGTTTCCGACCGCAACGGCCCCTCGACGGCTTACGCGCTCTGGAGCCTGCAGGAACGCGGCGTATTGTTCGTCGGCGCGGGCGTTGAGCTGTATGAAGGCATGATCGTGGGAGAAAACGCTCGCGAAGTCGACCTCGACGTAAATGCCGTCCGCGAAAAAAAGCTGACTAACATGCGCGCTTCCACCGCCGACGAAGCCATCCGTCTGGTGCCGTTCAAGAACCTCACGCTGGAGCAGGCAATTGAGTTTGTGGCGGACGATGAACTTGTAGAAGTTACGCCAAAATCTTTGCGGCTGCGGAAGAAAATTTTGCAGGCCAACCGGCGGCCCAAGAAAAATGCGGCACAACCGGCGGATGTGTTGTCTTAG